In Methylacidiphilum infernorum V4, a single window of DNA contains:
- a CDS encoding alkene reductase — MSSLKHLFSPLVVGEVPTANRIWMAPMTRCRAGQPGDVPTELMAKYYAQRASAGLIISEATQISREGQGYAWTPGIYTDAQEEGWRRVVKAVHEAGGKMALQLWHVGRVSHHLLQEEGKPPVAPSAVRAQNTWCFVVLPDGTAAQVEPDTPRELSIEEIQRIIAEYASAAKRAMRAGFDLVEVHSANGYLPNQFLDVRANQRKDRYGGSVENRARFVLEVVDAVCEAVGKKRVGVRLSPKGIFADMTVEGSMESCLYVASELGKRNIAYLHIVEPDWANGQPLRDEERLAFRKTFPHVLTFCSGYTAEKAERAIASGIADAIAFGRLFIANPDLPERFRRGASLNEPDPSTFYGGGEKGYTDYPPLDQHLPSAKKTLDVSQD, encoded by the coding sequence ATGTCTTCACTAAAACACCTGTTTAGTCCCCTGGTCGTTGGGGAAGTCCCTACGGCCAATAGAATATGGATGGCTCCCATGACACGTTGTCGTGCGGGTCAACCCGGGGATGTCCCCACCGAGCTCATGGCTAAATATTATGCCCAGAGGGCATCAGCGGGCTTGATCATCAGTGAAGCTACTCAAATCAGTAGGGAGGGGCAAGGATATGCTTGGACTCCTGGAATTTACACAGATGCCCAGGAGGAAGGTTGGCGTCGCGTGGTAAAGGCCGTGCATGAAGCGGGAGGCAAAATGGCCCTCCAACTTTGGCACGTAGGAAGGGTGTCCCATCACCTTCTTCAAGAAGAGGGGAAGCCTCCGGTTGCTCCTTCTGCGGTGAGAGCTCAAAACACTTGGTGTTTTGTGGTGCTTCCCGATGGTACCGCTGCGCAAGTAGAACCCGATACGCCCAGGGAGCTTTCTATTGAGGAGATCCAGCGGATCATCGCTGAGTACGCCTCCGCGGCTAAAAGAGCAATGAGAGCGGGTTTTGACCTGGTTGAAGTCCATAGCGCCAATGGTTATCTTCCCAACCAGTTTCTCGATGTGCGCGCCAATCAGAGGAAAGATAGATATGGGGGCAGTGTTGAAAATAGGGCAAGGTTCGTCTTGGAGGTGGTCGACGCGGTATGTGAAGCGGTAGGTAAAAAAAGGGTTGGGGTAAGGCTTTCTCCAAAAGGGATATTTGCGGATATGACTGTAGAAGGAAGCATGGAAAGCTGCCTCTACGTGGCTTCAGAACTGGGGAAGCGCAATATAGCCTACCTGCACATCGTTGAACCGGATTGGGCTAATGGACAACCTTTAAGGGATGAAGAAAGGCTTGCTTTCCGTAAAACTTTCCCCCATGTCCTGACTTTTTGTAGTGGCTATACCGCTGAGAAGGCGGAACGGGCAATTGCTTCTGGAATAGCCGATGCGATCGCTTTTGGTCGGCTTTTTATCGCTAACCCCGATTTGCCGGAAAGGTTCCGCAGGGGAGCCTCTCTCAACGAGCCGGACCCTTCCACTTTTTATGGGGGCGGGGAAAAAGGGTATACGGACTATCCTCCACTGGACCAACACCTTCCGTCGGCCAAAAAAACGCTGGATGTCAGCCAGGATTGA
- a CDS encoding gamma-glutamyl-gamma-aminobutyrate hydrolase family protein produces the protein MLKKVYCWVRDEDKELFKRLGQWAEKEFFTVLVDVRAASSKGSFPLPFPPEYDGVLLTGGGDISREYLEKYAQQPVHNPALIQSCDRLRDEWEFSILEQALKNGKPILGICRGIQVLNTFLGGSLLLDIPGHNDPGQHDQNIQELDFENQPSFCFAKVNSSHHQALDRIATGLRIEARSKKDGIVEQVRLKDYPFCVGVQYHPERDLHYYKSLFHAFFLSL, from the coding sequence ATGCTCAAAAAAGTGTATTGCTGGGTTCGAGACGAGGACAAAGAACTTTTCAAACGGTTAGGACAATGGGCAGAAAAAGAATTTTTCACCGTCCTTGTCGACGTCCGGGCGGCAAGCTCTAAAGGTTCATTTCCCCTTCCTTTTCCCCCTGAATACGACGGGGTTCTGCTCACCGGTGGAGGAGACATTTCCAGGGAATACCTGGAGAAATACGCCCAACAACCGGTTCATAATCCTGCCCTCATTCAATCCTGCGACCGCTTACGCGACGAGTGGGAATTTAGCATTCTTGAACAGGCCCTCAAAAACGGCAAGCCCATTCTCGGTATTTGCAGGGGAATACAGGTTCTCAATACCTTTCTTGGAGGAAGCCTTCTTCTCGACATACCCGGGCACAACGACCCGGGACAGCACGACCAGAATATCCAAGAACTCGACTTTGAAAATCAACCCTCTTTTTGTTTTGCCAAGGTTAACAGTTCACACCACCAGGCCCTCGATAGGATCGCTACCGGCCTTCGGATAGAAGCCCGGTCAAAAAAAGATGGAATCGTTGAACAGGTAAGATTAAAGGACTATCCTTTTTGCGTGGGAGTCCAGTACCATCCAGAAAGAGATTTACATTATTATAAATCCCTCTTTCATGCCTTTTTCCTTTCTCTTTAG
- the hyfB gene encoding hydrogenase 4 subunit B has product MQDYLLKGLLLSFVFYLGLILLARKNYRGVYLLSGFYAGISFLLSLFFLLFHGSSQAAVFPLGLPGTGAHFRIDSLSAFFLLVVNLASFMASLYGLGYGSHFAEQQRILPFYILFLGSMNMVLLAADMFSFLFFWELMSLSSWALVMSSHKEKETAGAGFIYLLMAVLGTFALLFSMSLLASHSGTFSFEGMSKAALPSKSASLVFALALFGAGSKAGLVPLHAWLPRAHPAAPSHVSALMSGVMTKVAVYGFLRIVFDLLRTQEKWWSYLLLVIAGVSMIAGVLYALMQHDLKRLLAYHTIENIGIVFVGIGLAMAFKTYGMVAASALSFSASLFHVLNHSLFKNLLFLGAGSIQSSTGSRDMEKLGGLVSKMPYTAFAFLMGSMAICALPPLNGFVSEWLLMQSILLSPQLPSWGLKFLVPSIGAFLALSAALAASCFIKVYGITFLGRPRSMSAMAATETDRWSLLALYFLAFLCLLWGVFPAPVLHLLGPAVGLLSGGEYFNLSGKPFYEPLSLNIDRNAYNGLFLILLLGGFSLCILFMVLGKASPYARKTPAWDCGYPENSPFCQYTAGSYAQPIRKVFGPAFFAVKEKVVCLSPWLPKPARIFLRLHDLAWEYGYLPVARTIDRWSAKINILQFLTVRRYLVLVFVTLVVLLLSLALMLQ; this is encoded by the coding sequence ATGCAAGATTATCTCCTTAAGGGATTGCTTTTATCTTTTGTATTTTACCTTGGCTTGATTTTGCTTGCGAGGAAAAACTACAGGGGAGTTTATCTTCTCAGCGGGTTCTACGCGGGGATTTCTTTTCTTCTTTCTCTATTTTTTCTTCTCTTTCATGGGTCGAGCCAGGCGGCTGTATTTCCTTTAGGTCTTCCGGGAACGGGGGCCCATTTTAGAATCGATTCTTTGAGTGCATTTTTTCTCTTGGTGGTCAACCTCGCTTCTTTTATGGCCTCCTTGTATGGCCTTGGGTATGGTTCGCATTTTGCTGAGCAACAGAGGATACTGCCTTTTTATATCCTTTTCTTAGGATCGATGAACATGGTCCTCCTGGCCGCGGATATGTTTAGCTTTCTTTTTTTCTGGGAGCTTATGTCTCTTTCTTCGTGGGCCTTGGTGATGTCTTCGCACAAAGAAAAAGAAACGGCTGGGGCCGGTTTTATCTATCTTTTGATGGCCGTCCTGGGGACGTTTGCTCTCCTTTTTTCAATGAGCCTGCTTGCTTCCCATTCCGGAACTTTCAGTTTTGAGGGGATGAGCAAGGCTGCCTTGCCCTCAAAGAGTGCTTCTCTTGTTTTTGCTCTTGCTCTATTTGGAGCAGGATCGAAAGCGGGACTGGTGCCCCTGCACGCTTGGCTGCCCAGGGCTCACCCGGCAGCCCCTAGCCATGTGTCTGCCCTGATGAGCGGGGTGATGACCAAGGTAGCCGTCTATGGATTTCTACGGATCGTCTTTGATCTGCTGAGAACCCAGGAAAAATGGTGGAGCTATCTTCTCCTTGTCATTGCAGGAGTCTCGATGATTGCAGGAGTTCTTTATGCGCTCATGCAGCATGACTTAAAAAGGCTGTTGGCCTACCATACAATAGAAAACATCGGCATCGTTTTTGTGGGTATCGGTTTAGCCATGGCTTTCAAGACCTACGGTATGGTTGCTGCTTCTGCCCTTTCTTTTAGCGCTTCTCTGTTCCACGTTCTGAACCATTCTCTTTTTAAAAATCTGCTTTTTCTTGGTGCCGGCTCAATCCAATCTTCAACGGGCAGCAGGGACATGGAAAAGCTGGGAGGGCTCGTTTCGAAAATGCCCTACACCGCCTTTGCTTTTTTGATGGGGAGCATGGCTATTTGCGCCCTTCCCCCGTTAAATGGTTTCGTTTCCGAGTGGTTGCTCATGCAGTCGATCCTTTTGAGTCCCCAGCTTCCTTCATGGGGATTAAAATTCCTCGTTCCTTCCATTGGGGCTTTCCTTGCTTTGTCTGCCGCCTTGGCTGCCAGTTGTTTTATAAAAGTCTATGGGATTACTTTTTTAGGGCGACCCAGGTCGATGAGTGCCATGGCGGCAACTGAAACCGATCGGTGGTCTCTGCTCGCCCTCTATTTTCTTGCTTTTCTCTGCCTTCTTTGGGGTGTCTTTCCTGCCCCCGTCCTTCATTTGTTGGGACCTGCCGTAGGTTTGCTATCCGGGGGAGAATATTTTAATCTTTCCGGAAAGCCTTTTTATGAGCCTTTATCGTTGAACATCGATCGCAATGCTTATAATGGGCTTTTTTTGATCCTTTTGCTGGGGGGATTTTCCCTATGCATTCTGTTCATGGTTTTGGGGAAAGCTTCGCCTTATGCCCGGAAAACACCCGCGTGGGATTGTGGATACCCTGAAAATAGTCCCTTTTGTCAATATACGGCCGGTAGTTATGCCCAACCGATTCGCAAGGTTTTCGGTCCCGCTTTTTTTGCGGTAAAAGAGAAGGTGGTATGTTTGAGCCCTTGGCTGCCCAAGCCTGCTCGAATATTTCTTAGGCTCCATGATTTAGCCTGGGAATACGGCTATCTGCCGGTGGCTCGGACAATCGATAGGTGGAGTGCAAAGATCAACATCCTGCAGTTTCTCACCGTGAGAAGATACCTGGTCCTTGTTTTCGTGACCCTGGTGGTCCTTTTGTTATCCTTGGCCCTCATGCTCCAATGA
- a CDS encoding respiratory chain complex I subunit 1 family protein, whose product MNNFLYQLIDIVLVLCIAPLVTGIAVKTRARLLMKKGPSVFQPYRDLLKLLRKEVTLPETASWLFRAIPYGVFAMSWLAACLVPTFSSGLWFGKAADLIAIIALLGSARFLLSLAALDPGTSFGGLGSSRESFISSLAEPAMIMIIFTLALVAKSTDLSCISSFMMSGQAGLRVSLWLALASFVLVAIAENGRIPVDNPSTHLELTMVHEAMILEYSAKYLALLEAASQLKLVLYLSLMMTIFFPFGMTSPGNEIAQLPVAILVYLAKMAMGAVILAFFESLVAKMRLFRIPSFLGAAFMLALLATLLLFVSRSL is encoded by the coding sequence ATGAATAACTTCCTTTATCAGCTTATAGATATAGTTCTTGTCCTCTGCATCGCTCCCCTGGTTACGGGGATTGCGGTTAAGACGAGGGCTCGGTTGCTGATGAAAAAAGGGCCCTCGGTCTTTCAACCCTACCGCGACCTGCTAAAACTTTTACGTAAGGAGGTGACCCTCCCGGAAACGGCTTCCTGGCTTTTTAGGGCGATTCCTTACGGGGTCTTTGCAATGAGCTGGCTTGCGGCTTGTCTTGTCCCCACGTTTTCTTCCGGCCTGTGGTTTGGAAAAGCCGCGGATCTGATCGCCATTATCGCCCTGTTGGGCTCGGCACGGTTTTTACTTTCCCTCGCGGCGTTGGATCCGGGAACGAGTTTTGGAGGATTGGGCTCAAGCCGGGAATCTTTCATTAGTTCCCTTGCCGAACCGGCCATGATCATGATCATTTTCACCCTTGCCCTTGTGGCCAAGTCGACTGATCTATCATGCATCTCTTCTTTCATGATGTCCGGGCAGGCGGGTCTTAGAGTTTCCCTATGGCTTGCCCTGGCCTCTTTTGTTCTTGTTGCTATTGCTGAGAATGGAAGGATTCCGGTGGATAATCCCTCGACACACTTGGAATTAACCATGGTTCACGAAGCCATGATCTTGGAATATTCGGCCAAATACCTGGCTCTGTTGGAAGCGGCAAGCCAGCTCAAACTCGTTCTCTATTTATCCTTGATGATGACGATCTTCTTTCCCTTCGGGATGACTTCTCCAGGTAATGAGATAGCACAGCTCCCTGTAGCCATCCTGGTTTACCTGGCCAAAATGGCCATGGGAGCCGTAATCCTTGCTTTTTTTGAAAGCCTGGTGGCAAAGATGCGTCTTTTTAGGATACCCAGTTTTCTGGGAGCCGCTTTCATGCTTGCCCTCCTGGCCACCCTATTACTTTTTGTTTCACGAAGCTTATGA
- a CDS encoding hydrogenase-4 component E, producing MTTNLNFDIAHMLAGSMLLVSFILLYQDRMFSLLNVFSLHALVLAAAAAWQGYMQKAPHLYATALIALGFKAIGIPLSLRWLVVKLGIHRKIETVVGTGPSVILGIGLTALSITVMMKASGSTDPMTREDLSFALAVVLIGLLMMVSRRNAISQVVGFMSMENGLILAAVGAKGMPLVVEISVAFSVMVALIVVGIFLFRIRERFDIVDIRRLEKSGGERP from the coding sequence ATGACCACCAACCTTAATTTCGATATCGCTCACATGCTGGCAGGATCCATGCTTCTTGTCAGTTTTATCCTTCTGTACCAGGATAGGATGTTCAGCCTTCTGAATGTCTTTAGTCTTCATGCCCTCGTGCTGGCGGCGGCCGCAGCCTGGCAGGGTTACATGCAGAAAGCCCCTCATCTCTATGCCACGGCATTGATCGCCTTGGGGTTCAAGGCTATTGGAATACCTCTCTCTTTAAGATGGCTCGTAGTTAAGCTGGGCATTCACCGAAAGATAGAGACGGTAGTGGGCACGGGACCTTCCGTAATCCTGGGAATAGGCCTGACCGCTCTTTCCATTACGGTGATGATGAAAGCAAGTGGGTCGACCGATCCCATGACGAGGGAAGATCTATCCTTTGCCCTGGCGGTGGTTTTGATCGGTCTTTTGATGATGGTCAGCAGGCGTAACGCGATCAGCCAGGTGGTGGGATTCATGTCGATGGAAAATGGCCTTATTCTTGCGGCGGTAGGAGCCAAGGGAATGCCCCTTGTCGTCGAAATCAGCGTCGCTTTTTCCGTCATGGTTGCCCTTATCGTCGTAGGTATATTCCTTTTCCGGATAAGAGAGCGGTTCGATATCGTCGATATCCGCAGGCTTGAAAAGTCAGGAGGAGAAAGGCCATGA
- a CDS encoding hydrogenase 4 subunit F, translating to MSAAAVILFPFIGILLLSQISSYRISSWLNTLFSFLSFVGSLFLLFKKDPPGSFFLVDELNIVFILLTNFIGFTTALFSQRYIAHEIEIGHLSPPSLRFYHSMYQALLFGMNLALCSNNIGLMWVSIEMATLSTVLMVGIYRTTESLEASWKYFILGGVGIALALFGTFLFYISARPTIGEGLAAMAWTNLFSHAAYLDSSLVNIGFIFILIGYGTKVGLFPLHGWLPDAHAEGPTPISAVLSGLLLNVALYAILRFKILLSANPHALQAGPLLTAMGLASVLFAALMFYKRRDIKRLFAYSSIEHMGIISFAFGIGGALANFAGLLHMSMHSLTKSAIFFAIGYISQIKRTQKIADLSGLTSSHPVLGWGLVFGVLAIAGLPPMGVFMSEFLVLSSAFARSPLLAACLAVGLITALGALILKLVQVSFGEPRGDSSPIRSLYLPMFSHFLLVFAAGVYIPPRVVEWFQHCSVLLK from the coding sequence ATGAGTGCCGCAGCGGTTATTCTTTTTCCTTTTATCGGCATCCTTCTTCTTTCCCAGATTTCCTCTTATAGGATTTCAAGCTGGCTCAACACTCTTTTTTCTTTTCTTTCTTTCGTCGGTTCCCTTTTTTTGCTTTTCAAAAAAGACCCTCCAGGTTCGTTTTTCCTGGTAGATGAACTGAATATCGTTTTCATTCTCCTGACGAATTTCATCGGGTTTACCACGGCCCTTTTCAGTCAGCGTTATATCGCCCATGAAATAGAGATCGGCCATCTTTCCCCTCCCTCTTTAAGGTTCTATCACAGCATGTACCAGGCTTTGCTCTTCGGCATGAACCTGGCCCTTTGTTCTAATAATATCGGGCTTATGTGGGTATCGATAGAAATGGCCACGCTCTCTACCGTGCTTATGGTCGGTATTTACCGGACGACGGAATCTTTGGAAGCTTCATGGAAATACTTTATTCTTGGGGGCGTGGGCATAGCGTTGGCCCTTTTTGGAACGTTTCTTTTTTATATTTCCGCCCGGCCTACGATTGGAGAAGGCCTTGCCGCTATGGCTTGGACTAACCTCTTTTCGCATGCAGCCTACCTGGATTCTTCCCTTGTTAATATCGGCTTTATCTTCATTCTCATTGGTTATGGGACCAAGGTGGGTCTTTTCCCCCTTCATGGATGGCTACCGGATGCCCATGCCGAAGGGCCTACTCCGATTTCCGCCGTTCTTTCTGGATTACTCCTCAACGTCGCCCTCTATGCGATCCTGCGGTTTAAGATTCTCCTTTCAGCCAATCCCCATGCCCTGCAGGCAGGCCCCCTTCTCACGGCCATGGGGCTTGCTTCCGTGTTGTTTGCAGCGCTTATGTTCTACAAGAGAAGGGACATTAAACGGCTCTTTGCCTATTCATCGATTGAACATATGGGAATTATCTCTTTTGCTTTTGGCATTGGGGGTGCCCTTGCCAACTTTGCGGGGCTTTTGCACATGAGTATGCACAGCTTGACCAAGTCAGCGATCTTTTTTGCTATCGGTTACATCTCCCAGATAAAAAGGACGCAGAAAATAGCCGATTTATCCGGGCTGACATCAAGCCATCCGGTTCTCGGTTGGGGTCTTGTCTTTGGAGTGCTCGCCATAGCAGGGCTTCCTCCCATGGGTGTTTTTATGAGTGAATTTTTGGTGTTAAGTTCGGCTTTTGCCCGGTCTCCCCTGCTTGCTGCCTGCCTTGCTGTTGGATTGATTACGGCCTTGGGAGCGTTGATCCTTAAACTGGTTCAAGTCAGTTTTGGAGAGCCAAGAGGAGATTCTTCACCCATTCGTTCCTTGTATCTGCCGATGTTCAGCCATTTCCTCCTTGTTTTTGCCGCCGGGGTCTATATTCCCCCCCGGGTCGTCGAATGGTTCCAACACTGCTCGGTACTGCTCAAGTGA
- a CDS encoding hydrogenase large subunit — protein MKKLTSSSPSSGLLTRVEPREKEKFWSFEEIEEKRWLALGREPLKTEFSLFGLWGAPQTVYLALLDRGGSKISLFGLQVPEGKFPSVAVAYPSAARLERALYDLFGLQAQGSLDSRPWLDHGKWGVRFPMGDSYPDGEEKLYSFFPARGESLHQVPVGPVHAGIIEPGHFRFTMSGEIVVRMEERLGYTHKGIESLFSGASIDKGMEIAGRISGDSTVAYAYGYALAVEEALGISPPPRAEWIRALMAELERMANHFGDVGAICNDAAFPRILSRCALLREKILRCAQSCFGHRLMRDKIVVGGVKEDLNAEGLSRIRELLETIKEEVVCLKDFYDSKNSLQDRTVGTGVLDRRLAELFGAGGFIGRASGRNFDSRKAFAYKPYDSLSFEVPVLEDGDVNARVWIRILEIEQSVKLLEQILEGMPPGSICAERIGGEGSGKGLSVVESFRGDILTWIEIYNGKIIRCHPRDPSWFQWPLLEKVIVGGVIADFPLCNKSFNCSYSGHDL, from the coding sequence ATGAAAAAACTGACCTCTTCCAGTCCTTCTTCTGGTCTCCTAACTCGAGTTGAACCTCGGGAAAAAGAGAAATTTTGGTCATTTGAAGAAATTGAGGAAAAGCGTTGGTTAGCCCTCGGGAGAGAGCCACTAAAAACCGAGTTTTCTCTTTTTGGACTTTGGGGTGCTCCTCAAACGGTTTACTTGGCGCTCCTTGACCGTGGAGGGAGCAAGATTTCTCTGTTTGGCTTGCAGGTTCCGGAAGGGAAATTTCCCTCGGTTGCGGTGGCCTATCCGTCGGCGGCCAGGCTTGAACGTGCCCTTTACGATCTCTTTGGGTTGCAGGCTCAAGGATCATTGGATAGCCGTCCATGGCTTGATCATGGAAAGTGGGGAGTTCGTTTCCCCATGGGGGATTCTTATCCCGACGGGGAAGAAAAGCTTTATTCTTTTTTCCCCGCTAGAGGAGAAAGCCTCCACCAGGTCCCTGTTGGCCCTGTTCATGCGGGGATTATTGAACCGGGACATTTTCGGTTTACCATGTCGGGAGAAATCGTCGTCCGGATGGAAGAACGGCTCGGGTATACGCACAAAGGCATTGAAAGCCTCTTTTCGGGGGCTTCGATCGACAAGGGGATGGAGATTGCAGGAAGGATTTCTGGGGATTCGACGGTGGCCTATGCTTACGGCTATGCTCTTGCCGTTGAAGAAGCCCTGGGGATCTCTCCTCCTCCTCGAGCGGAGTGGATAAGAGCGCTCATGGCTGAACTTGAAAGAATGGCGAACCATTTTGGGGATGTTGGGGCTATTTGTAACGATGCGGCTTTTCCCCGGATATTGAGCCGGTGCGCTCTATTGAGGGAAAAAATCCTCCGTTGTGCCCAAAGTTGTTTTGGGCATAGGCTAATGAGGGATAAGATCGTTGTCGGTGGAGTAAAAGAGGATTTGAATGCTGAAGGACTGTCAAGGATAAGGGAACTGCTCGAAACAATCAAGGAGGAGGTGGTTTGTTTGAAGGATTTTTACGATTCCAAGAACTCTTTGCAGGATAGAACGGTGGGAACGGGAGTTTTGGACCGCCGCCTGGCGGAGCTATTTGGAGCCGGTGGATTCATTGGAAGAGCTTCAGGAAGAAATTTCGACAGCCGCAAGGCTTTTGCCTACAAACCCTACGATAGTCTCTCTTTTGAGGTTCCCGTCCTTGAAGATGGAGACGTCAATGCCCGGGTTTGGATCCGGATCTTGGAGATTGAACAGAGTGTCAAGCTCCTTGAGCAGATTTTAGAAGGTATGCCTCCCGGCTCGATCTGTGCAGAAAGGATCGGTGGTGAAGGGAGCGGAAAAGGGCTTTCAGTGGTAGAAAGTTTCAGGGGAGATATCCTGACATGGATTGAAATTTACAACGGGAAAATCATCCGCTGCCATCCCAGGGATCCATCCTGGTTCCAGTGGCCCCTTCTTGAAAAAGTGATCGTAGGTGGCGTTATCGCGGATTTCCCTCTTTGCAATAAATCCTTCAACTGTTCTTATTCGGGACATGATCTTTAA
- a CDS encoding NADH-quinone oxidoreductase subunit B family protein yields the protein MKSCFFKNIFPKVATEKWERNEQGEMARLSSELEGICKRKLGRSLAIREVDAGSCNGCELEIHALNNPFYDIERFGIRFVASPRHADLLLVTGPVTKNMVEALKRTYDCMPHPKWVVAAGDCALGRGVFSQSYAVVKEGVEAIIPVDLRIDGCPPTPLDLLRGLVYLLGN from the coding sequence ATGAAAAGCTGTTTTTTTAAAAATATCTTTCCTAAGGTAGCAACAGAAAAATGGGAAAGGAATGAACAGGGTGAAATGGCCAGGCTTTCTTCTGAACTTGAGGGGATATGTAAAAGAAAACTGGGAAGAAGCCTGGCTATAAGGGAAGTTGATGCGGGCTCTTGCAACGGTTGTGAGTTGGAAATCCATGCCCTTAACAACCCTTTTTATGATATCGAAAGATTCGGTATCCGCTTCGTCGCTTCTCCCAGGCATGCGGATCTGCTCCTGGTTACAGGTCCGGTGACAAAAAATATGGTTGAAGCGCTCAAAAGGACATACGATTGCATGCCCCATCCGAAGTGGGTGGTGGCCGCCGGAGATTGTGCTCTTGGCCGGGGGGTTTTCAGCCAAAGTTACGCGGTGGTAAAAGAGGGAGTGGAAGCTATAATTCCTGTTGATCTCAGGATTGATGGCTGTCCTCCCACTCCACTCGATCTGCTCCGGGGATTGGTATATTTGTTGGGCAACTGA